The following are from one region of the Gammaproteobacteria bacterium genome:
- a CDS encoding TonB-dependent receptor → MNTKLKKIFWACCSFSIVLISAAAWASEEKAEFAIHLFQNGLPVADAEVSISSESYDKSSAVLIFEATPATYSWRPGGDAPLKTNASGSLAGKLPPGFYQFTIKTKKQEFTFDLPLRPAENAQILITFYAGKKKPLLNIESSVAGTMAGSEKVGEVKRDEGEGTITVQVISAETQKPVKDVQVFFSGLKQKFRTDEQGQVSATIPAGSYSVSLLHNAYSSQTLDEVKIEKDQSTPLSFKLTPAGVELAEYVVLEPHLAGTVASVIEEQRTATSVATVLGAEQFSRAGDSDAASALRRASGLTLVGGQFIFIRGLGERFSSTLVNGAAIPSPDATRRVVPLDLFPTNILESVMVQKTYSPDRPAEFAGGTLEMRTRGIPDAFFFNLNLQAGLNDNTTFQDGLAYKGGGLDFTSFDDGARALPDSIADATKDGGTIRPASVFNPTGFTPAQIERFGEDLSGVWNVDRKKRAPDTGIQASVGDSFTFGDFRLGYIGAAGWKREFRKQNEINREFVAADTGDGSLRKIQDFYMQRSLSEAQLTGYAGTELQYKDHHKLFARTMFLRQAFDEARISQGFTDAETNDIRRTRLKFFSNQLLMAQVGGEHQFDWLKDFSINWLYTNATANRDEPKTRDYRFDADREGNYFFAQRADNNQIMYADLVDKDQSWRVDGKLPVQPSFNHKVILGSGFITQSKSRDSTIQRFNYFPVGPDGFNPAVFAQSSLQSILQPQYIGSNGFQLRDVTRPSDKYNASQDLFSYYGKVDWLMYDRLNITGGLRWEDNDQRVNTFTLNNNPTTARLSRVDMLPSAVATLFLTAKQQLRAGFSQTLSRPDFRELSSAPFTDINTNQETVGNPNLKQTAITNWDLRWEYYLSPTENIFAGFFWKDLTRPIELVAVPGTAGLNTYQNTDKARIFGFELELLKKLDFVHPVLQNFYVGGNYTWSASNVQLNAENLKAQTTNDRPLQGHSAQIVNFQIGYDNPQWKTQATLLYNVSSRRIMAAGVLGAPDKYEQPVHQLDFVFSQNLYKGLSMQVSMQNLLDSEIRVTQGDEVTRAFRRGRFFNLSVRLAY, encoded by the coding sequence ATGAATACAAAACTAAAAAAAATTTTCTGGGCCTGCTGCTCATTTTCGATTGTTTTAATAAGCGCCGCTGCCTGGGCAAGCGAGGAAAAAGCTGAGTTCGCGATTCATTTGTTTCAAAATGGTTTGCCGGTCGCAGATGCCGAAGTATCCATCAGCAGCGAATCGTATGACAAATCCAGCGCAGTCCTGATTTTTGAAGCGACTCCGGCCACTTACAGCTGGCGGCCGGGGGGCGATGCGCCGCTGAAAACCAATGCGAGCGGAAGTTTGGCCGGGAAACTGCCGCCCGGATTTTATCAATTCACTATCAAAACAAAAAAACAGGAATTTACTTTCGACCTGCCATTGCGTCCCGCTGAGAACGCGCAGATTCTTATTACTTTCTATGCCGGTAAGAAGAAACCGTTGCTGAATATCGAAAGTTCTGTGGCGGGTACGATGGCGGGATCGGAAAAGGTTGGGGAAGTGAAGCGTGATGAGGGTGAAGGAACGATTACGGTGCAAGTGATATCGGCGGAGACACAAAAGCCGGTCAAAGACGTGCAAGTTTTTTTTAGCGGTTTGAAACAAAAATTCCGCACCGATGAACAAGGTCAGGTTAGCGCAACCATACCGGCGGGCAGTTACAGTGTTTCCCTGCTGCACAACGCTTACAGCAGTCAGACCTTGGATGAAGTAAAAATTGAAAAGGATCAAAGCACGCCGTTAAGCTTCAAGCTAACGCCGGCAGGCGTGGAGTTGGCCGAATACGTGGTGCTGGAGCCGCATCTTGCCGGAACCGTGGCATCGGTGATCGAGGAACAACGCACGGCAACATCGGTGGCGACGGTTTTGGGTGCCGAACAATTCAGCCGGGCGGGCGACAGCGATGCCGCCAGCGCGCTGCGGCGGGCTTCCGGGTTAACGCTGGTAGGCGGTCAATTCATTTTTATCCGCGGCCTGGGTGAGCGTTTTTCCTCGACGCTGGTCAATGGCGCCGCAATCCCCAGTCCGGATGCGACCCGGCGTGTCGTGCCGCTGGATTTGTTTCCGACCAATATCCTGGAAAGTGTGATGGTGCAAAAAACCTATTCGCCCGACCGTCCCGCGGAGTTTGCCGGCGGTACGCTGGAGATGCGCACGCGTGGAATTCCCGATGCGTTTTTCTTTAATCTGAATTTGCAAGCGGGCCTCAATGACAATACGACGTTTCAGGACGGCCTGGCCTACAAGGGAGGTGGGCTTGATTTTACGAGCTTCGACGATGGTGCCCGTGCATTGCCGGATTCGATTGCAGATGCGACCAAGGATGGCGGGACGATAAGGCCGGCATCTGTTTTTAATCCCACCGGCTTTACGCCCGCGCAGATCGAGCGGTTTGGTGAAGATTTATCCGGTGTATGGAACGTCGACCGGAAAAAACGCGCACCCGATACCGGTATTCAGGCATCCGTCGGCGATAGCTTCACCTTCGGCGATTTCCGCCTGGGTTATATCGGTGCGGCCGGGTGGAAACGCGAATTCAGGAAACAGAATGAAATTAACCGGGAATTTGTCGCCGCCGACACGGGTGACGGCAGCTTGCGGAAGATTCAGGATTTTTATATGCAGCGCTCGTTAAGCGAAGCGCAGCTGACCGGTTATGCGGGCACGGAATTGCAATACAAAGATCATCACAAGCTATTCGCCAGAACGATGTTTCTGCGCCAGGCGTTCGATGAAGCCAGGATCTCGCAAGGATTTACCGATGCGGAAACCAACGATATCCGCAGAACCAGGCTGAAGTTCTTTTCCAATCAACTGCTGATGGCCCAAGTAGGCGGAGAACATCAATTCGATTGGTTGAAGGATTTTTCCATAAACTGGCTGTATACCAACGCCACCGCCAACCGGGATGAGCCTAAAACGCGCGATTACCGTTTTGACGCCGATAGAGAAGGTAACTATTTCTTTGCGCAACGCGCGGATAATAACCAAATCATGTATGCGGATTTGGTCGATAAGGATCAGAGCTGGCGGGTCGATGGAAAACTGCCGGTACAACCGTCGTTCAATCATAAGGTGATTTTAGGCAGCGGTTTTATCACCCAGAGCAAATCAAGAGATTCGACGATCCAGCGGTTCAATTACTTTCCGGTCGGTCCGGATGGGTTTAATCCGGCGGTTTTCGCGCAGTCGTCGTTGCAAAGCATATTGCAGCCGCAGTATATCGGCAGCAATGGATTTCAGCTGCGCGATGTGACGCGCCCCAGCGACAAGTACAATGCTAGCCAGGATCTCTTTTCTTACTACGGGAAAGTGGATTGGCTGATGTACGACCGGCTCAACATTACCGGCGGATTGCGCTGGGAAGACAACGATCAGCGGGTTAATACCTTCACGCTGAACAACAATCCTACGACAGCCCGGTTGAGCCGGGTGGATATGCTGCCGTCCGCGGTCGCCACGCTGTTTCTTACCGCTAAGCAGCAGCTGCGCGCCGGTTTCAGTCAAACGTTGTCACGCCCGGATTTCAGGGAATTATCGTCAGCCCCGTTTACCGATATCAATACCAATCAGGAAACTGTCGGTAACCCCAACCTGAAGCAAACGGCCATTACCAATTGGGATTTGCGCTGGGAATATTACTTGTCGCCGACAGAAAATATTTTTGCCGGATTTTTCTGGAAAGATTTGACTCGACCGATCGAGTTGGTTGCGGTGCCGGGTACCGCCGGTCTCAATACCTATCAGAATACCGATAAAGCGAGGATTTTCGGATTTGAGTTGGAGCTCCTGAAAAAATTGGATTTTGTGCATCCCGTGTTACAGAATTTTTATGTCGGTGGCAACTACACCTGGTCGGCCTCGAATGTGCAATTGAATGCCGAGAATCTGAAAGCGCAAACGACCAACGACCGGCCGCTGCAAGGTCACTCCGCGCAAATCGTCAATTTTCAGATCGGCTATGACAATCCGCAGTGGAAAACGCAGGCTACCCTGTTATACAACGTCTCCAGCAGACGCATTATGGCGGCCGGCGTGCTGGGTGCGCCGGATAAATACGAGCAACCCGTGCACCAGCTGGATTTTGTCTTTAGCCAGAATTTGTATAAAGGATTGTCGATGCAAGTTTCCATGCAAAACTTGCTCGATTCCGAGATTCGCGTGACCCAAGGTGACGAGGTCACCCGGGCGTTCCGCCGCGGGCGCTTTTTTAATCTCAGTGTGCGCTTGGCGTATTAA
- a CDS encoding energy transducer TonB: MKMIHFKRHAAGVVVMLSGLVLVFGMILWMNRYMHEVQKPTAQEVTEIAMTKEIKPEPKKEIKKAEPKKMVSRSQAPAPFKGFDTALSGIDLGLLGLDGGSDRNMNDGLLGKTGNAVMTADLVDIPPKPVARGSFKYPPAAKKSGVKGYVVLSVLVEADGSVNQVQVLESSPSGIFDAAALQGIRSWHFEPAKYKGETVRVWAKQKIRFDLS, encoded by the coding sequence ATGAAAATGATACATTTCAAACGGCATGCGGCGGGTGTCGTCGTCATGTTATCCGGTTTGGTTTTGGTGTTCGGCATGATTTTGTGGATGAATCGCTATATGCACGAGGTGCAAAAACCAACCGCGCAGGAAGTGACGGAAATCGCCATGACCAAGGAAATCAAGCCGGAACCGAAAAAAGAAATCAAGAAAGCGGAACCAAAGAAAATGGTATCTCGTTCGCAAGCGCCTGCACCTTTCAAGGGGTTTGATACGGCGCTGTCGGGTATCGATCTGGGTTTATTGGGACTGGATGGCGGCAGTGACAGAAATATGAATGACGGCTTGCTGGGTAAGACGGGTAACGCAGTGATGACGGCTGACCTGGTCGATATCCCACCGAAACCGGTGGCGCGCGGCTCTTTCAAATACCCGCCGGCAGCCAAGAAGAGCGGTGTCAAAGGCTATGTTGTCCTGTCCGTATTGGTGGAAGCGGATGGTTCCGTCAATCAGGTGCAGGTATTGGAATCGAGTCCGTCCGGCATCTTCGATGCGGCGGCACTGCAGGGAATCCGTTCCTGGCATTTCGAGCCGGCCAAGTATAAGGGAGAAACGGTACGGGTTTGGGCGAAGCAGAAAATCCGTTTCGATTTGTCCTGA
- a CDS encoding biopolymer transporter ExbD produces MRNNEPAEVEATIDMAPLIDMVFILLIFFMVTTTFVKDMKLDLERPKANSAVMASSKAIRLFIDRQGDTYMDGEPIRLWLIQSKLRDLLASSASKVVLVVTDEGVPAGRLVEVVDQARLAGAESVGVATKKEAG; encoded by the coding sequence ATGAGAAATAACGAACCTGCTGAAGTCGAAGCCACCATCGATATGGCGCCATTGATTGACATGGTGTTCATCCTGCTGATTTTTTTCATGGTGACCACGACTTTCGTCAAGGATATGAAGCTGGATCTGGAACGCCCCAAAGCCAACAGCGCCGTGATGGCATCGAGCAAGGCGATTCGCCTGTTCATCGACCGGCAGGGCGATACGTACATGGATGGAGAGCCGATACGGCTGTGGCTGATCCAGAGTAAATTGCGCGATTTGCTGGCCAGTTCAGCCAGCAAAGTGGTGCTGGTGGTAACGGATGAGGGGGTGCCTGCGGGCAGGCTGGTGGAAGTCGTCGATCAGGCGCGCCTGGCCGGTGCCGAGAGTGTGGGAGTGGCTACGAAAAAAGAAGCGGGGTAG
- a CDS encoding MotA/TolQ/ExbB proton channel family protein produces the protein MTATELIIWIKELFVVGGIVMPPLVLCTLLLWYGVGYRFWAMKEPKLMGIRDMVKDYQLHEGKPANSIVAKAIKRGIRLKHQGVTNLRRQLDAAFYEYEREIAKFSVLIRVVVVIAPLLGLLGTVTGMIETFQSLSTMTLHAQSGGIAGGIAEALFTTQMGLTVAVPGLLANSLLNRKQQQIEQDLSQIKDLLCHQT, from the coding sequence ATGACAGCGACAGAACTGATCATCTGGATCAAGGAATTGTTCGTTGTCGGCGGGATCGTCATGCCGCCGCTGGTGCTGTGCACCTTGCTACTGTGGTATGGCGTGGGCTATCGATTCTGGGCCATGAAAGAACCGAAATTGATGGGCATCCGCGACATGGTGAAAGACTATCAGCTGCATGAAGGCAAACCCGCCAACAGCATCGTCGCCAAGGCCATCAAACGCGGCATAAGGCTGAAACATCAGGGTGTCACGAATCTGCGGCGTCAACTGGATGCGGCTTTTTACGAATATGAGCGGGAAATTGCTAAGTTCTCCGTGCTCATCCGGGTAGTCGTCGTGATTGCACCGCTGCTCGGTTTGCTGGGAACCGTCACCGGCATGATCGAGACCTTTCAATCGTTATCCACCATGACCCTGCATGCTCAGTCCGGTGGCATCGCGGGCGGGATTGCCGAAGCGCTGTTTACTACCCAAATGGGATTGACGGTGGCCGTTCCCGGTTTGCTGGCGAATAGTCTGTTGAACCGCAAGCAACAGCAAATCGAACAAGATCTGTCGCAGATCAAGGATCTGCTGTGCCATCAAACTTAA
- a CDS encoding MotA/TolQ/ExbB proton channel family protein — translation MNKIFVMLLVLAMIAGAAEANEKETTVNAEDVQASADKTETAPAKKPGSSKQEAVNLETAYKREFAFLEAQKRELTERLKTYQSTAIREEQALSAKIGALERHSVERSAKIDQLTTRLSEVERKDVAATERNDALENTYLQAEATLKNYGIEMPAALKEAKDNEQAKVNFLFKQSLSLLQDLGAIKTKPGKFYLENGKQADGTLLFLGNIAAYGISTEGSGSLAPAGGGEFKVWKGNGAESATALSKNQQPDTLQLFLFESRTTAVDEMHEQTLLEHVDSGGPIGWVIVILGIIAAFLSVFRMILLRTNSTDTQQLSDKILQQLSHGNLEVAKQSCASNASAIGRVLLYTLRHLKDDRDHMEGIVYEAILQESGPLDRFGPAILVTATVAPLLGLLGTVTGMIETFDSITQFGTSDPRLLSEGIAIALVTTELGLVVAIPALLLGSLLSAWARNIKRDMEHAALRIINVFLAGGVDVDAALEAESASHNEILLAPAAS, via the coding sequence ATGAACAAGATATTCGTCATGTTGCTGGTGCTGGCGATGATCGCCGGTGCAGCGGAAGCAAATGAAAAAGAAACTACGGTCAATGCTGAGGATGTGCAAGCATCGGCAGACAAAACTGAAACGGCACCAGCGAAAAAACCGGGATCGTCCAAACAGGAAGCGGTCAATCTGGAAACCGCCTATAAGCGCGAGTTTGCTTTTTTGGAAGCGCAAAAACGCGAGTTGACTGAACGCCTGAAAACTTACCAATCAACCGCAATCCGTGAGGAACAGGCGCTCAGTGCCAAGATCGGCGCATTGGAACGGCATTCGGTAGAGCGCTCGGCGAAAATCGATCAGCTCACCACCCGCTTGTCCGAGGTGGAGCGCAAAGACGTGGCAGCGACGGAGCGCAACGATGCATTGGAAAACACTTATCTGCAAGCGGAAGCCACACTGAAAAATTACGGCATCGAAATGCCCGCGGCATTGAAGGAAGCAAAGGACAATGAACAAGCGAAAGTGAATTTTTTGTTCAAGCAGTCTTTGTCGTTGCTGCAGGATTTGGGCGCCATCAAAACCAAGCCGGGAAAATTTTATCTGGAAAATGGCAAGCAGGCTGACGGCACGTTATTGTTCCTGGGAAATATTGCGGCTTACGGTATCAGTACCGAGGGCAGCGGCAGTCTGGCCCCGGCGGGTGGTGGCGAGTTCAAGGTCTGGAAAGGCAACGGTGCGGAAAGTGCCACTGCATTGAGCAAAAACCAACAGCCGGATACGCTGCAGTTATTTTTGTTCGAATCGCGCACCACGGCCGTCGACGAAATGCATGAACAAACACTGCTGGAACATGTCGATTCAGGCGGTCCGATCGGTTGGGTCATCGTCATCCTCGGGATCATCGCAGCATTTCTATCCGTGTTTCGCATGATTCTCCTGCGTACCAATAGCACCGATACGCAACAGCTTTCCGACAAGATTCTGCAGCAATTGTCGCACGGTAATCTGGAAGTGGCGAAACAAAGTTGCGCAAGCAATGCGTCAGCGATCGGCCGGGTGCTGCTGTATACCTTGCGGCATTTGAAAGACGATCGGGATCATATGGAAGGCATTGTGTACGAGGCCATTTTGCAGGAATCCGGCCCGCTGGATCGTTTCGGCCCGGCGATTCTGGTTACGGCTACGGTAGCGCCACTGCTTGGCCTGCTGGGAACGGTGACCGGCATGATCGAAACATTTGATTCGATCACTCAATTCGGTACCAGCGATCCGCGATTGTTATCCGAGGGCATTGCGATTGCATTGGTCACGACGGAACTGGGGCTGGTGGTGGCGATTCCGGCATTGTTGCTCGGTTCCCTGCTTTCCGCCTGGGCGCGTAACATCAAACGCGACATGGAACATGCCGCGTTGCGGATCATCAACGTATTTCTGGCAGGCGGCGTCGATGTGGATGCAGCGCTTGAAGCCGAGTCTGCGAGTCACAACGAAATACTATTGGCTCCGGCAGCATCTTAG
- a CDS encoding DUF3450 domain-containing protein, with protein MKYSACSMRCVVNEGFMHIHFSKKIILLGGLVLWLSAPAAMASSVENLAKSLAKIRGEVETLQTQLDMEKEKHASRMSALNSQLADLSVEERRQKLNIEKLQHSIEKLSADTKKAEESGETLKPVMLAALGDYKRHVQAGFPFKIEDRVRAIGDLENNIANRTIDPNKAVNQAWSLIEDEIRLSKENGIYQQTITLNGEKMLVDIAKLGTVFLYFQTKDNQSGMAKRTPEGEWKFETVESTDEAERIKILFDSLKKQIRQGYFELPNPLRK; from the coding sequence ATGAAATATTCGGCTTGTAGTATGCGCTGCGTTGTTAACGAGGGTTTTATGCATATTCATTTTTCAAAAAAAATAATCTTGCTGGGCGGGCTGGTGCTTTGGCTTTCCGCACCGGCAGCAATGGCGAGCAGTGTGGAAAATCTGGCGAAATCGCTGGCCAAGATTCGTGGTGAAGTCGAGACGCTGCAGACGCAGCTGGACATGGAAAAAGAGAAGCATGCTAGCCGAATGTCCGCACTCAACTCGCAACTGGCCGATTTAAGCGTGGAAGAGAGAAGGCAAAAGCTGAATATCGAGAAGCTGCAGCATTCCATCGAAAAGCTGTCTGCGGATACCAAAAAAGCCGAGGAATCGGGGGAAACGCTCAAACCGGTCATGTTGGCAGCGCTGGGGGATTACAAGCGCCATGTGCAAGCGGGGTTCCCGTTCAAGATTGAAGATCGTGTGAGAGCGATCGGCGATCTGGAAAATAACATTGCCAATCGTACCATCGATCCTAACAAAGCAGTCAATCAAGCTTGGTCTCTTATTGAAGACGAGATTCGCTTGAGCAAGGAAAACGGGATTTATCAGCAAACCATCACGCTCAATGGCGAGAAAATGTTAGTAGATATTGCCAAACTGGGCACGGTATTTCTTTATTTCCAAACCAAGGACAACCAGTCAGGAATGGCTAAGCGCACCCCGGAAGGTGAATGGAAATTTGAAACCGTGGAAAGTACGGATGAGGCAGAGCGCATCAAGATTTTATTCGATTCTTTGAAAAAGCAGATACGCCAAGGCTATTTTGAATTACCCAATCCATTGAGAAAATGA
- a CDS encoding phosphate-starvation-inducible PsiE family protein has product MINQSIAKEKSVFLLTDSDWHARTIQFIVGVLMLALYVWIAAGVLSLLLNLPEILKNGWAQIAEHIIVDIVLILAILELVRILQSYLSVGRVKVTFILDVALVVLIGELIGLWYKEYTSVEVGLHIAAITMLILLRIVSIRFSPNVVD; this is encoded by the coding sequence ATGATCAATCAATCGATTGCCAAAGAAAAAAGCGTTTTTTTATTGACCGACAGCGATTGGCATGCACGCACGATTCAATTCATCGTGGGTGTTTTGATGCTGGCGCTGTATGTGTGGATTGCCGCGGGTGTACTGAGTTTATTACTCAATTTGCCGGAAATTCTGAAGAACGGCTGGGCGCAAATCGCCGAGCACATCATCGTCGACATCGTGCTGATCCTGGCGATTCTTGAACTGGTCCGTATTTTGCAGTCCTACCTATCGGTCGGGCGCGTCAAGGTCACGTTCATTCTGGATGTGGCCCTGGTAGTGCTGATCGGCGAACTGATCGGGCTTTGGTATAAGGAATACACATCGGTCGAAGTCGGCCTACACATCGCCGCCATCACCATGTTGATCCTGCTGCGCATCGTATCGATCCGGTTTTCGCCGAATGTGGTTGACTAG
- the phoB gene encoding phosphate regulon transcriptional regulator PhoB has product MAVTILVVEDEHAIQELIALNLKKAGHIVLCADDAEQARKMVNNVLPDLVLLDWMLPDISGIEFARKLRREERTKSIPIIMLTARIQESDKIAGLEAGADDYVTKPFSPRELLARIKAVLRRRMPEMSDEIIEVGGLRLDPVTHRVHVATTDEPSRLAEISLGPTEFRLLHFLMAYKERVHTRAQLLDRVWGDHVFIEDRTVDVHIRRLRKILEAVGKENLVQTVRGTGYRFSVECCEENVE; this is encoded by the coding sequence ATGGCTGTCACCATACTCGTTGTTGAAGACGAACATGCAATCCAGGAGCTGATCGCGCTGAATCTCAAGAAGGCGGGGCATATCGTGCTGTGCGCGGACGATGCCGAGCAAGCCAGGAAAATGGTCAATAACGTTCTGCCGGATCTGGTGCTGCTCGATTGGATGCTACCGGATATCAGCGGGATAGAATTCGCGCGCAAATTAAGGCGGGAAGAACGCACCAAAAGCATTCCGATTATCATGCTTACCGCGCGCATTCAGGAAAGCGACAAAATCGCCGGACTGGAAGCCGGTGCGGACGATTACGTTACCAAGCCGTTCTCACCGCGGGAGTTGCTCGCCCGGATCAAGGCTGTGCTGCGCCGCCGGATGCCGGAAATGTCCGATGAAATCATCGAAGTCGGCGGTTTGAGACTCGATCCGGTAACGCACCGCGTGCATGTCGCTACGACTGACGAACCGTCCAGATTGGCGGAAATCTCGCTCGGCCCGACCGAATTCCGCTTGCTGCATTTCCTGATGGCGTATAAGGAGCGCGTGCATACGCGCGCGCAATTGCTCGATCGCGTGTGGGGCGATCATGTATTTATCGAGGATCGCACCGTCGATGTGCATATCCGCAGGTTGCGCAAAATTCTTGAAGCGGTGGGAAAAGAAAATCTGGTACAAACCGTGCGCGGCACCGGCTACCGGTTTTCAGTCGAATGTTGTGAAGAAAACGTTGAGTAA
- a CDS encoding cytochrome C, with the protein MTAIKNAMSLGVGLLVFFLISSNANALPSFARQTGYACSACHVQSFGSNLTTVGRNFKLNGYTQTDGKNNNLIPLSGMLRGSYTHTQEAQADGAAPRFGKNDNGTIDEASVFLAGRLTSKIGAFVQGTYDGVENIGVLDNIDIRFADRTDVAGQKLVFGLTANNNPTVTDLWNTTPTWGFPWSSSPLAPTQLAANLIESLGSQVIGATAYMMLNDLLYVEAGGYTSLAKNAQKGISVFDAEQPRLNGGAPYWRIALQKDWNGHYGAVGAYGMHADVNPQRIAGAGTDRYDDFGFDLTYQYLANPVHIYEFTATYLRENRNLNASSALGLADKVKSNLDTARIRAGYTFQQTYGLNLFYNQTTGTSDTVIYSFGDPISGSRTGNPLSQAFIAEASFTPFGKTNDSVMSTFVNLRIAAQYVHNFKFNGSVHNYDGLGRNAVNNDTFYLNGWLSF; encoded by the coding sequence ATGACCGCAATAAAAAATGCGATGTCATTGGGTGTTGGTTTGTTGGTATTTTTCCTGATAAGTTCTAACGCGAATGCGCTGCCGAGCTTCGCGCGCCAGACCGGTTACGCGTGCAGCGCTTGCCATGTGCAGTCATTCGGGTCTAACCTGACAACGGTCGGCAGAAATTTCAAACTGAATGGTTATACGCAGACGGACGGTAAGAATAACAATCTCATTCCGTTGAGCGGTATGCTCCGCGGTTCGTATACGCATACGCAGGAAGCCCAGGCGGACGGTGCGGCGCCGCGTTTCGGTAAGAATGATAACGGCACGATAGATGAAGCATCCGTTTTCCTTGCCGGCCGTTTGACATCCAAGATAGGTGCGTTTGTCCAGGGAACCTATGATGGCGTGGAAAATATCGGTGTGCTGGATAACATCGATATCCGCTTCGCGGATCGTACCGATGTCGCCGGTCAGAAGCTGGTTTTCGGTTTGACGGCGAATAACAACCCGACCGTTACCGATCTGTGGAACACCACGCCGACATGGGGATTTCCGTGGAGCTCATCGCCCTTAGCGCCAACGCAATTGGCTGCCAATTTGATCGAATCGCTGGGTTCGCAGGTGATCGGCGCGACAGCGTATATGATGCTGAACGATTTGTTGTATGTGGAAGCCGGTGGCTACACCAGTTTGGCCAAGAATGCGCAAAAAGGGATTAGCGTATTCGACGCGGAACAACCTAGACTGAACGGCGGCGCGCCTTATTGGCGGATTGCGCTGCAAAAGGACTGGAACGGTCATTATGGCGCGGTGGGAGCCTATGGCATGCATGCCGATGTCAATCCGCAAAGAATCGCCGGTGCAGGCACGGACCGGTACGACGACTTCGGCTTTGATTTGACTTATCAATATCTCGCCAACCCGGTGCATATTTATGAATTTACCGCAACTTATCTGCGTGAAAACCGCAACTTGAACGCCAGCTCGGCGCTGGGATTGGCGGATAAAGTAAAGAGCAATCTCGACACGGCACGGATAAGAGCCGGGTATACGTTCCAGCAAACCTACGGTTTGAACCTGTTTTACAATCAAACCACCGGAACGTCCGATACCGTCATCTACAGTTTTGGTGATCCGATCAGCGGCAGCCGTACGGGGAATCCGCTCAGTCAAGCATTTATCGCCGAAGCCAGTTTTACTCCTTTCGGCAAAACCAATGATTCCGTGATGAGCACGTTCGTTAACCTGCGTATTGCGGCGCAATACGTACACAATTTCAAATTTAACGGCAGTGTTCACAATTATGATGGCCTGGGCCGCAACGCGGTGAACAACGATACGTTCTACTTGAACGGCTGGCTGTCGTTTTAA